Genomic DNA from Corylus avellana chromosome ca4, CavTom2PMs-1.0:
GCCAGCAGGGGTGCAAAGCACTCATGCCCCTGCTGCCACACCACAGCCACATTAGGGCCGTGACAACTATACTCCCCATGTTGTGTTTTCTTGGttatgtaattgtatttgtaacTTCAAATTCTTATCCaagtttatatttttcatttgttgggTATTGTCAATGAGCTGAATAACAGTGTCTTGTTCTTCCTTGGATCCTACCGTTGAACTAGGTTGAATACGACATTGGATGAAGTTATTGTGTTCCCCATTCCTGCAGCACTTTACCTAGTCAAAAACTTGCTTCAGGTTGAttgtggtgattttttttttcctcttttagaAATTGCAATACCATTGGTCTTCTTGCTTCCCAAAATATGATTATGtgtattctttgtttttctgttgCAGTATTACATCTTTGCATATGTTGATGCGCCGGGTTATCAGATATTGAAGAACCTGAATATTATCAGTACCGGTGTTTTGTACAGAATTATACTTAAGAAGAAGTGAGTCCTTACTATCGTTGAAGTTGGATTGTCACCTCATCATCGAAAGCATTTgtcataaaatatttgaattatcacaTGTATGGTCATAACAACTCATTTGGTTCACATGTCACCTCATCAAAAAATCTGTACAGTTAAGAATGTTGGCATGAGTGGAAAGGGGAATCAAAGAACCTCagttctttgttttctttttgtttgtctaCCTTTCAATTCAAGCCCATATTGGGTATGTGAAAACGTCCTTGAGCATAAGCGAATACACTAATACAACTGCTCTTGGGCTGTGTATTTGAGGATGGAAGTGAAATCAACTATTATCTCCAGTTTGATTAAAGAAAAAGCTAAtgttcaaacaaattaaaagtttaagccaaACCATATAAGACTTTGCAAAGTTTCTATTATACATTCTGTTCTAAATCTTTCAGGTTGAGCGAGATTCAATGGGCAGCTTTCATTCTACTTTGTGCTGGGTGCACCACAGCTCAGCTAAAATCGAAGTAAGATTGATTACACATCTTCTGTTTGGATTGTTTCAGACGTAGTTACTTGTCTTTGGTATGTTGACCTTGGAGATACTATTTGAATTATCACATGTATGGTCCATTCTGATGGACATGTGTGTTCCTGCATACCTATCATTCAGGTCGACATGTAGTCAACCAataaattaaggatatttttttcaCGAAATCTTTGATGACTTTGTATGAGTACAAGATATCTAGATGCAAGTAGCTATGTATTTGAGAAGCAGGGATTAGTGAACATTTTTTCCCACTATTTTATtctgtaatttttatttgaaattctgCTCATGTAATTTCAAGTTATTGGCCGTGCCTTAGAAAATGGCTTTGTTTTTGCAGTTCGGATCATGTTCTTCAAACTCCTTTTCAAGGTTGGGTGATGGCCATTGTGAGTTGCCTAAATTTTTTATGCTCTTAATTCAGCTTTGGGAGGAAAACTATAAAAGAAGAGGAAGCCATATTATAGCTTAAAATACTTGTTATTCTAATGGTGGGTACTTTCTTTGCAGGTCATGGCACTCTTGAGTGGTTTTGCAGGAGTATATACCGAGGTGAGCTTTCTAGTACACAGTTTGCACTCTAGTTCTTCAGAACCACATCATGTGTGTTTGAAGCCTGATCCAAGGCAACATGATCAATGTTGGGGTTGAATATGGTTAGTTACTGGATTTCCTAACAGACTGATTGAGGATGTTGGAGCACCATTGAGTTAAAAAGGTGCAATTCCTCAATTGAGCACTCTAGAAAACTTTTTAAGTAACTTGCTTATCATTTTGGCAGGCCATAATTAAAAAGCGTCCTATGAGGAACATTAATGTGCAGAACTTCTGGTTGTATGTCTTTGGGATGATCTTCAATGCCGGTGCTATACTGGTCCAAGATTTTGATGCAGTGATGAATAAGTAATTTGAGCTCTCCTCTCTGTTTCTGATTCTCCTCTTGCAGTTGCTCTATCCTGAATCTTCTCCATTTTTCCCTGTGACTTAATTATTAAAAGATTATTTAGTGCCTTAGTAATagaatattctttcttttctgcttATGAGTTTAAGAAGTACTAATTTAGaagttattgttttttgttcAGGGGATTCTTCCATGGATACTCGTTTATTACAGTTCTCATGATTGTCAACCATGCACTCAGGTATCTTACTCCCTCTCTTGGCGTCATCAAGCTTATCAGTAGCTTGTTCGCTTGCTCTAGTTATTTCTTTAGAGTAAATTCCTCACTTCCAGGCATGAGGAATCCTTTATGATTTAGTAAAGCTTTTGATAATTATCATGTATTTGAAAACTATTATCAGAGACTATTTTAAAGAAATGTGACCTACATGGTATTTCAGCCCATGTTATGAGAGTGCTTGGTTATGTTTTCATggcttaaaatattttccacgCTCTTGGTGCTATTATATTTGGGTCAAGATAAAGAATTTTTTAGGAAATGTCtatgaaaagatttttttattcagCTATCTTCAAGATCCAATTGCCTATGGATTGATTGAAAAGATACTTTCTGCTTCTGTGTTTGCCCTTTGTTTTCCCACTCAGAAATGTATGAAGTGATGGTTCACTTTCAATATGGAGATTGGGAAGCACAAATAAGAGCTTGATTGGTGTTATTGTATACAAACaataataagattttttttatatttttttttaataagaaaaggaAGATATTATACAAACTATAATTAGATGTAACCAGAGTATAGTAGCCTATATGTAACAAGCGCCCTTATTTGTTCACAAAGTCATCCCTTTTGTGATTGTTAGTGACTTCTATATCGTGGTGGGGGTTTCAGGCTTTCAGCctttaacacacacacacagacacacacacCAATCTAAAAAGCTGCAGTATTTTTGTGATGGAAAAAACTGCACAAGATATTTTTTCCTGTAAAGAATTATCTACTGTTGTCTCTGTCACCATTCATACTCTTCTTTTATAGAATCTGCTTGCCTGATTTTCTTTTGTGCAGTGGCATTGCTGTATCAATGGTAATGAAGTATGCTGACAATATTGTGAAGGTAAGACATGGAAATATAACTTTGAATCTTGTGAGACATTAGCTGAAGTGAATATATGTGAATCTATATGATATGCTGGAATTATTATTGGGCATATCATGGAAACATCTCTCTTATCAACTGCCAGTCATATTAATTACTGGGCGATCAGGATTTAAGCAATCGGAACGCGGTGTGATCCCAGAGAGGGGAAAAGGCATCCGCCATCCTTTATTGATGGTAGAATTTGTGAATATGTTGTCCTTGTCAAAATTTACCTATGTTCTTTTTCCGTCACCAAAAAAGTGTTATTGGTATAGGCTTACAGATATTGTACTAAAGACCGTTGAAGGCTTGGTGTGGAATTAGAATCTTATATGGATGAAGATTAGAAACTCTGTAGGAGAAAtctcttcttgttgttttggaTCCCATTTCTGCATAATTTTGAGCTGTttttgtgtttggcaaaaggtTAGATCCAAGTGATTGGCTTCATTGATCTTACCAATAACATTATTATGGCAAATATAAAACTAGTAGTTCTCGCTAAACATGTTGAAGTCTTTGTTTTTTGTCCCCAAGATGAACCTCGATGAGTGTCCAGTTCTCTATTCAATTTTATCGATGATTATAAATTGTATTACTCAGACAAGTATTATTCTCCTGCCCAAAACATTTTCTGTACCTTGTGATTgaagttcaatttttatttagctTTCCCATATGTTGTGCAGGTCTACTCTACTTCAGTGGCAATGCTTCTCACAGCTGTTGtttctgtctttttgtttgGCTTTAATCTTTCCCTTGCCTTCTTCCTTGGCTCAACGTAAGTTACTTCTAGTTACATGTTTTATATCTTCCTCCTTCGTTGTCTTTAATCGGATTCTGAGCAGTTCTCTGTCATTTCTCCTGTTCTTCAGGAATGCATATCCATTATGTTAGGATTGATCACACCATTATTGAATGTTCATAGACAATATTAACCATTGAAAGCTTGATGGTAGTTATGTttgtttactttctttctttcttgtgttTCCAGTGTGGTGTCTGTTGCAGTATATCTACATTCTGCTGGGAAGCTGCAAAGGTAGCCTCGTGCCCTCTCTACCCAAATTTAATATCCGTGTAAAGGCTCATGTGCTATGATTCTTGTTCTTCTCTATAATGTTGCTTTTGAATAGATTATCATGCAATTCTTTTCTATAATGTGACTAGTTTCATCTATAAAACCTTTTTTGATCAAATAAATTGATTGGTCATAAATGGGTCTAGGGTTGGGagacaatgaaaattattttccttcattCATTGAAAAGGTCAGTTGGAccatatttaatcaaaatcagACGGTCTGATTGAAGCACTACAAATTATTTTCTAATCATTCTAAAGAGAAACATTAGAAATTGGCCAAGGTCTTGATTTTTACAATTGATAGAATTGTTAGAGAATATGTGTAACTTTACTAAATTGGATCAATAGTTCCAACCCTAATCTCATCTTCCTAATAGGgcaagaaaaatgctaggggtACCAAATATTTTACCAAAAGAACCTTATCAAACTGATGTGTAACTCATTTATTGGTCTCCgttatatttctcttaattaattgttttgttccatTCCAATAAATGAGTTATACATCAATTTGGTAAGACTATCttggtaaaagatttagtaCTCCTGGCTAGCATTTCTTATAGGgcaaaaagaaaatcacttgTAGTGTTTCAATCAGACCTTCTGATTTTGTTCTGATTTTGATTAGATTGTTACACACAAACCCAAATACAAATAATTACAATTGATATTCACATTTGTCTCAAATGTCAATTGGATTGTCTGATTTTGATGACCGTCTTATCATAATTGCCTTAAAATGTCTGATCAATTATCAACCGTCTAATTAAGTATTGGTGATTAGATCAACGACCAATTTTTCACCCCCCACGATTTGGTCATTCAGGTGGTTTGAACAACGACCAATATGTAATTGCATTATAAATAAGATTAAATGTTGGAAAACATATTGATTTGATAATTGTAAATAA
This window encodes:
- the LOC132178448 gene encoding CMP-sialic acid transporter 2, yielding TRLNTTLDEVIVFPIPAALYLVKNLLQYYIFAYVDAPGYQILKNLNIISTGVLYRIILKKKLSEIQWAAFILLCAGCTTAQLKSNSDHVLQTPFQGWVMAIVMALLSGFAGVYTEAIIKKRPMRNINVQNFWLYVFGMIFNAGAILVQDFDAVMNKGFFHGYSFITVLMIVNHALSGIAVSMVMKYADNIVKVYSTSVAMLLTAVVSVFLFGFNLSLAFFLGSTVVSVAVYLHSAGKLQR